The following proteins are co-located in the Diaphorobacter sp. HDW4B genome:
- a CDS encoding SDR family NAD(P)-dependent oxidoreductase produces MPESNKGTVVVTGASRGIGAAISTALAVAGFHVACLSRSGELPTNAELSADAKARMHALKCDITDAIAVNAALDAARTHFGKPLVGLINNAGIHLQGPSATFSMQDFERVMQTNANAVMLASQAAYPHLRDAGSALIINIGSFYDKLGVRGNAAYCASKAAVAAITRCLAVEWARDGIRVVNIAPGYIETDLNREDLNHGPLKDFLKKRIPTGGPGQSDDIAQLAALLFQLPGRFLTGETIYIDGGQGMAL; encoded by the coding sequence GGATCGGCGCTGCCATCTCCACCGCGCTGGCGGTTGCAGGCTTTCACGTGGCCTGCCTCTCGCGCTCTGGTGAATTGCCGACGAATGCGGAACTGAGCGCCGACGCCAAAGCACGCATGCACGCACTGAAGTGCGATATCACCGACGCGATTGCAGTGAACGCGGCGTTGGATGCTGCACGCACGCATTTCGGCAAGCCGTTGGTGGGATTGATCAACAACGCAGGCATTCACCTGCAGGGCCCGTCGGCAACGTTCTCGATGCAGGACTTCGAGCGCGTGATGCAGACAAACGCCAACGCGGTGATGCTCGCCAGCCAGGCTGCATATCCGCACCTGCGCGATGCGGGTTCCGCATTGATCATCAACATCGGCTCGTTCTACGACAAGCTGGGCGTTCGCGGCAATGCGGCGTACTGCGCGTCGAAGGCGGCGGTGGCGGCCATCACGCGCTGCCTTGCGGTGGAATGGGCGCGTGATGGAATCCGCGTCGTCAACATCGCGCCTGGCTACATCGAGACAGATCTGAACCGCGAAGACCTCAACCACGGACCACTCAAGGACTTCTTGAAAAAGCGCATTCCAACCGGAGGCCCCGGCCAATCCGACGACATCGCGCAATTGGCTGCGCTGCTGTTCCAGCTCCCTGGCCGCTTCCTGACTGGCGAGACCATCTACATCGATGGTGGCCAGGGCATGGCTCTTTGA
- a CDS encoding acyl-CoA dehydrogenase family protein, which produces MNILERMDARLPLTSEENMLLDSVKELCSAQIAPRAAAYDRSGEFPWDNVRAINELGLNAMFIPDAYGGAQLSFTSYIACAREISKACASTGIIWATNFHAIKPLIEYGSEEQKSRLLPRIAEGGVAALAITEPSAGSDATGMRTNFTPDGDDIIINGGKTFITNGDVADLYLVFGKWSEIGDPKQSISVLILEKGTEGLRVMGTEHKMGTRASSTATLAFDGCRVPRANLIGNPGDGLRILFGSLNRSRPSVAAHALGIARGAFEDAVEYINERRQSGKRILEFQGIQFMLADLASELALCESWLWRVAHMVDSGDSDFGIEASLLKQRATDAAMRITTDAVQLLGGYGYCNDYRVERLMRDAKITQIWEGTNQVHRQLIGRSFLKK; this is translated from the coding sequence ATGAACATACTTGAGCGGATGGATGCGCGCCTGCCATTGACCTCCGAGGAGAACATGCTCCTCGACAGCGTCAAGGAACTGTGCAGCGCGCAGATTGCACCTCGCGCCGCTGCATACGACCGATCGGGCGAGTTTCCGTGGGACAACGTTCGTGCCATCAACGAGCTGGGCTTGAACGCCATGTTCATTCCCGACGCCTATGGCGGCGCGCAACTGTCCTTCACCAGCTACATCGCCTGCGCGCGCGAGATATCCAAGGCCTGTGCATCAACCGGCATCATCTGGGCCACCAATTTCCATGCGATCAAACCGTTGATCGAATACGGAAGCGAAGAGCAGAAATCACGCCTGCTGCCGCGCATCGCAGAAGGTGGAGTCGCCGCGCTCGCCATCACGGAGCCATCCGCAGGATCGGACGCCACCGGCATGCGCACCAACTTCACACCCGATGGTGACGACATCATCATCAACGGTGGCAAGACCTTCATCACCAACGGTGACGTGGCTGATCTCTACCTGGTCTTCGGCAAATGGTCGGAGATTGGTGATCCCAAACAGTCGATCTCCGTTCTCATTCTCGAGAAGGGAACCGAAGGCCTGCGCGTCATGGGCACCGAGCACAAGATGGGAACGCGCGCATCGAGCACCGCCACTCTCGCATTCGACGGCTGCCGGGTTCCCCGCGCCAACCTCATCGGCAACCCAGGGGACGGTCTGCGAATTCTGTTTGGCTCGCTGAACCGATCACGCCCCAGCGTTGCTGCACACGCGCTGGGCATTGCACGCGGAGCGTTTGAAGACGCCGTGGAATACATCAACGAGCGCCGCCAATCCGGCAAGCGGATTCTGGAGTTCCAAGGCATTCAATTCATGCTGGCCGATCTGGCAAGCGAACTGGCGCTGTGCGAATCGTGGCTCTGGCGCGTCGCGCACATGGTGGATTCCGGCGATTCGGATTTCGGCATTGAAGCATCGCTGCTCAAACAGCGAGCCACCGATGCAGCCATGCGCATCACCACCGACGCTGTGCAGCTTCTGGGCGGCTACGGTTACTGCAACGACTATCGCGTGGAACGACTGATGCGTGACGCCAAGATCACGCAGATCTGGGAAGGCACGAATCAGGTGCACCGCCAGCTCATCGGTCGCAGCTTTCTCAAGAAATAA
- a CDS encoding 3-hydroxyacyl-CoA dehydrogenase family protein: MTTIQTVGVAGAGTMGAGIAIVAARAGFRTIVFDTRQEALDKAREQTSAFLKKSEERGKLPPGGAAAAMENWAGTTKLEDMSQCDLVIEAIFEDLKVKHQLFSELNKHCPEKTIFASNTSTISITEIAGGSGRADRFVGMHFCLPAQLMKLIEMSPGMNTSPETFEAAWKFAEAMGQKPVATQDTPGFILNYFLIPFNNDAIRLVEQGVAEPQDIDLAIKTALGYPMGPLELLDLVGMDTQKLLCEAMHGLTHEPRAACPPLVRRMIAANRLGKKTGVGFHTYSNTKMFGA; encoded by the coding sequence ATGACGACAATTCAAACAGTAGGTGTTGCTGGTGCAGGAACGATGGGCGCAGGCATTGCCATCGTCGCCGCGCGCGCAGGCTTTCGCACCATCGTGTTCGACACACGCCAAGAGGCACTGGACAAAGCCCGCGAGCAGACCAGCGCGTTTCTGAAGAAGTCTGAAGAGCGCGGCAAGCTGCCTCCAGGCGGCGCTGCAGCGGCAATGGAAAACTGGGCTGGAACGACCAAGCTGGAAGACATGTCCCAATGCGATCTGGTGATCGAGGCCATCTTTGAAGACCTGAAGGTCAAGCACCAACTCTTCTCCGAACTGAACAAGCACTGCCCCGAGAAGACCATCTTCGCCTCCAACACCTCCACCATCTCTATCACCGAGATAGCCGGCGGCAGCGGACGCGCGGACCGCTTTGTCGGCATGCACTTCTGCCTGCCAGCGCAGCTCATGAAGCTGATCGAGATGTCTCCAGGCATGAACACATCGCCTGAGACTTTCGAGGCCGCATGGAAGTTTGCCGAAGCCATGGGCCAGAAGCCCGTCGCCACGCAGGACACGCCGGGCTTCATCCTCAACTACTTCCTTATCCCGTTCAACAACGACGCGATCCGCCTCGTCGAGCAAGGTGTTGCCGAACCACAGGACATCGACCTCGCGATCAAGACTGCTCTCGGCTATCCAATGGGCCCGCTTGAACTGCTCGACCTCGTGGGGATGGACACCCAGAAGCTGCTGTGCGAAGCGATGCACGGCCTCACGCATGAACCGCGTGCGGCATGCCCCCCCCTGGTGCGACGCATGATCGCCGCCAACCGCCTTGGCAAGAAGACTGGTGTGGGCTTCCACACTTACAGCAACACCAAAATGTTTGGAGCATGA
- a CDS encoding 3-hydroxyacyl-CoA dehydrogenase family protein, translating into MSMSYEIAKAGESRSFPENHAFLDSATQGAKGVVYIGSDAGKAFAAGKNHEQRSFVAIELGTECLGVHTGESRAKEGSNVIGFARFRLGNAAPSQLVELVRQPATSESALQAAKEAFQAAGLIVVVCNDFPGRIVDRLIRPYFNAALRRLDEKLASADDLDKTLCLGLGYPEGPISLLERTGLAHHFSVTRDLHEALGQEPYAPARRARVAAAREQVI; encoded by the coding sequence ATGAGCATGAGCTACGAGATCGCAAAGGCTGGCGAAAGCCGTTCATTCCCCGAGAATCACGCATTCTTGGACTCCGCAACGCAGGGCGCAAAGGGCGTTGTCTACATCGGATCAGATGCAGGCAAGGCATTCGCTGCAGGCAAGAATCATGAGCAACGCAGCTTTGTCGCCATCGAGCTGGGCACCGAATGCCTTGGCGTACACACGGGTGAAAGCCGCGCCAAGGAAGGCTCCAACGTCATCGGCTTCGCACGCTTTCGACTGGGCAATGCTGCGCCCAGCCAACTGGTTGAACTTGTCCGCCAACCTGCCACTTCCGAATCCGCTTTGCAGGCAGCAAAAGAAGCGTTTCAGGCAGCAGGTCTGATCGTGGTGGTGTGCAACGACTTTCCCGGTCGCATCGTCGATCGCCTGATTCGCCCGTATTTCAACGCAGCCCTGAGACGCCTCGACGAAAAGCTCGCAAGCGCCGACGATCTGGACAAGACGCTGTGCCTCGGCTTGGGGTATCCCGAAGGCCCCATCTCCTTGCTCGAGCGCACAGGTCTCGCACATCACTTCAGCGTGACCCGTGATCTGCACGAAGCGCTGGGACAGGAGCCTTACGCACCCGCGCGACGCGCACGCGTCGCCGCAGCGCGCGAGCAAGTGATCTGA
- a CDS encoding CaiB/BaiF CoA-transferase family protein codes for MTQPLSGLKVLDFSTLLPGPLCSLLLAEAGAEVIKLERPERGDEMRSYEPKAGVDSANFVLLNRGKHSVSIDLKSSDALAQLMPSLKEADVLIEQFRPGVMDRLGLGYEALSRINPRLIYCSITGFGQHGPRAKEAAHDLNYVAASGTLSLTAGSDGAPVLPPALIADIAGGTYPAMINILLALRQRDVTGKGMHLDVAMADNLFTFQYWGLGNGALGQWPATASDLVTGGTPRYQIYRTADNAYLAAAPLEDKFWGNFTALVGFDEQALSKLSPGSAIAAVADAIAKQPVAHWEEVFKNQDVCTSRVLSLEEARHDAHFNARGLFSHTVTTADGVQMPALPVPVDAAFRSSDRSRPTPALGADNQILNK; via the coding sequence ATGACTCAACCTCTTTCTGGATTGAAGGTGCTGGATTTCAGCACCCTGCTGCCTGGCCCTTTGTGCTCATTGCTGCTGGCAGAAGCTGGCGCGGAAGTGATCAAGCTTGAGCGCCCGGAACGCGGCGACGAGATGCGCTCTTATGAACCCAAGGCCGGAGTGGACAGCGCCAACTTCGTTCTACTGAATCGAGGAAAGCACTCGGTCAGCATCGATCTGAAATCGTCCGATGCGCTCGCGCAGCTCATGCCTTCGCTGAAGGAGGCGGATGTATTGATCGAGCAGTTCAGACCCGGCGTGATGGATCGTCTCGGCTTGGGCTATGAAGCGCTTTCCAGAATCAACCCACGTCTGATCTACTGCTCCATCACAGGATTCGGCCAGCACGGTCCGCGCGCCAAAGAAGCTGCACATGATCTGAACTACGTTGCTGCGTCGGGCACGCTTTCGCTCACAGCCGGAAGCGATGGCGCGCCGGTGCTGCCGCCAGCACTCATCGCCGATATCGCTGGTGGCACCTATCCCGCGATGATCAACATCCTGCTCGCACTGCGTCAACGCGATGTCACCGGCAAAGGCATGCACTTGGATGTGGCGATGGCCGACAACCTGTTCACCTTCCAGTATTGGGGACTAGGCAATGGCGCGCTCGGCCAGTGGCCCGCAACCGCGAGCGATCTCGTCACCGGCGGCACTCCGCGCTACCAGATCTACCGCACGGCGGACAACGCCTATCTGGCTGCAGCACCGCTGGAAGACAAGTTCTGGGGCAACTTCACCGCGCTTGTCGGTTTTGATGAACAAGCACTGTCCAAGCTCTCTCCTGGCAGTGCCATAGCGGCTGTGGCGGATGCGATCGCCAAGCAACCCGTAGCCCACTGGGAGGAAGTCTTCAAAAATCAGGACGTGTGCACAAGCCGCGTTCTGAGTTTGGAGGAAGCGCGACACGACGCCCACTTCAATGCACGCGGGTTGTTCTCGCACACGGTGACCACCGCGGACGGCGTGCAGATGCCCGCGCTGCCTGTACCAGTGGATGCAGCATTCCGCAGCTCCGATCGTTCACGTCCCACGCCAGCGCTGGGGGCGGACAACCAAATCTTGAACAAGTGA